In the genome of Vicia villosa cultivar HV-30 ecotype Madison, WI linkage group LG7, Vvil1.0, whole genome shotgun sequence, one region contains:
- the LOC131616784 gene encoding type I inositol polyphosphate 5-phosphatase 10-like isoform X1: MDNDFEDRQTVSEMIASNRPRKKQSFFSKVLSMRDRNGRTIERGSIDSHEALSDLSVQNQGSVSSMSSGEAVQNFKVFAATWNVGGQCPSGNLDLSDFLQVRNEPDMYVLGFQEIVPLNAGNVLVLEDNEPAAKWLSLINQSLNGPSSFVSHNGLKPTASFGGSLLFPKPSLKKIKKTFKKLNGKRLKSCNCVLEMERKAAKDFCFRCQESNFNLDDSSTEEEDDSFPIPVALATNQMKYSLVTCKQMVGIFVSVWMKKELIQYVGHLRICCTSRGIMGCLGNKGCISVSMSFYQTSFCFICSHLASGEKEGDELRRNLDVIEILKNTQFPRICKTQHSRMPDKILDHDRIMWFGDLNYRISLSRDDAKRLVEMKDWPALFNKDQLKMEREAGRVFKGWKEGKIFFAPTYKYAFNSDTYYVEGLKISKNKRRTPAWCDRILWHGRGIQQLSYVRKEFKFSDHRPVCATFLVEVEVMFRGQKKKVSTFNIQIDDDFVPTRSSYYS, from the exons ATGGACAATGATTTCGAGGATAGACAAACAGTTTCAGAAATGATAGCAAGCAATCGACCGAGGAAAAAACAG TCATTTTTCTCGAAAGTGTTGAGTATGAGAGATAGAAACGGAAGAACAATCGAAAGAGGTTCAATTGATTCTCATG AAGCGCTTTCTGATTTATCGGTTCAAAATCAAGGCTCGGTATCTTCGATGTCTTCTGGTGAAGCAGTTCAGAATTTCAA AGTTTTCGCTGCAACGTGGAATGTTGGTGGTCAGTGCCCCAGTGGGAACCTTGATCTTAGCGATTTTCTTCAGGTTCGGAACGAACCCGATATGTATGTTTTGGG CTTTCAGGAAATTGTCCCTTTGAATGCTGGAAATGTACTTGTATTAGAGGACAATGAACCTGCTGCAAAATGGCTTTCTTTAATCAATCAATCGCTCAACGGTCCTTCGAGTTTCGTTTCTCATAACGGACTAAAACCTACCGCATCCTTCGGCGGGTCATTGCTCTTCCCGAAGCCTTCTCTAAAGAAGATCAAGAAAACTTTCAAGAAACTAAACGGAAAGAGACTAAAAAGTTGTAACTGTGTACTCGAAATGGAAAGGAAAGCTGCTAAGGACTTCTGTTTTCGATGCCAagaatcaaattttaatttagaCGATTCTTCGACCGAGGAGGAGGACGACAGTTTCCCGATTCCTGTCGCTCTGGCTACTAATCAGATGAAATATAGTCTTGTTACATGTAAGCAAATGGTTGGAATTTTCGTTAGTGTATGGATGAAGAAGGAGCTTATTCAATATGTAGGACATTTAAGAATATGCTGCACGAGTCGCGGTATCATGGGATGCCTCGGAAACAAG GGGTGTATATCAGTGAGCATGTCATTTTATCAGACAAGTTTTTGCTTTATCTGCAGTCATCTAGCGTCGGGAGAGAAAGAGGGCGATGAGCTACGCCGAAATCTTGATGTCATAGAGATACTAAAGAACACTCAGTTTCCAAGGATTTGCAAGACACAGCACAGTAGAATGCCTGACAAAATTTTAGATCACGA CCGAATCATGTGGTTTGGAGACTTGAATTACAGAATTTCTTTGAGCCGCGATGATGCTAAAAGGCTCGTGGAAATGAAGGATTGGCCTGCACTTTTTAACAAAGATCAG CTTAAAATGGAAAGGGAAGCCGGTCGAGTATTCAAGGGGTGGAAAGAGGGGAAGATCTTCTTTGCACCTACTTATAAATATGCTTTCAACTCGGATACTTACTATGTCGAAGGTCTAAAGATTTCAAAGAACAAAAGGAGAACTCCCGCATG GTGTGATAGAATATTGTGGCATGGAAGGGGAATACAACAACTTTCATACGTGCGCAAAGAATTCAAATTTTCGGACCATAGACCAGTTTGTGCAACATTTTTGGTAGAAGTGGAAGTCATGTTTAGGGGACAAAAGAAGAAAGTTTCCACTTTCAacattcaaattgatgatgattttgtACCAACAAGAAGTTCATATTATTCATGA
- the LOC131616784 gene encoding type I inositol polyphosphate 5-phosphatase 10-like isoform X3: MSSGEAVQNFKVFAATWNVGGQCPSGNLDLSDFLQVRNEPDMYVLGFQEIVPLNAGNVLVLEDNEPAAKWLSLINQSLNGPSSFVSHNGLKPTASFGGSLLFPKPSLKKIKKTFKKLNGKRLKSCNCVLEMERKAAKDFCFRCQESNFNLDDSSTEEEDDSFPIPVALATNQMKYSLVTCKQMVGIFVSVWMKKELIQYVGHLRICCTSRGIMGCLGNKGCISVSMSFYQTSFCFICSHLASGEKEGDELRRNLDVIEILKNTQFPRICKTQHSRMPDKILDHDRIMWFGDLNYRISLSRDDAKRLVEMKDWPALFNKDQLKMEREAGRVFKGWKEGKIFFAPTYKYAFNSDTYYVEGLKISKNKRRTPAWCDRILWHGRGIQQLSYVRKEFKFSDHRPVCATFLVEVEVMFRGQKKKVSTFNIQIDDDFVPTRSSYYS; encoded by the exons ATGTCTTCTGGTGAAGCAGTTCAGAATTTCAA AGTTTTCGCTGCAACGTGGAATGTTGGTGGTCAGTGCCCCAGTGGGAACCTTGATCTTAGCGATTTTCTTCAGGTTCGGAACGAACCCGATATGTATGTTTTGGG CTTTCAGGAAATTGTCCCTTTGAATGCTGGAAATGTACTTGTATTAGAGGACAATGAACCTGCTGCAAAATGGCTTTCTTTAATCAATCAATCGCTCAACGGTCCTTCGAGTTTCGTTTCTCATAACGGACTAAAACCTACCGCATCCTTCGGCGGGTCATTGCTCTTCCCGAAGCCTTCTCTAAAGAAGATCAAGAAAACTTTCAAGAAACTAAACGGAAAGAGACTAAAAAGTTGTAACTGTGTACTCGAAATGGAAAGGAAAGCTGCTAAGGACTTCTGTTTTCGATGCCAagaatcaaattttaatttagaCGATTCTTCGACCGAGGAGGAGGACGACAGTTTCCCGATTCCTGTCGCTCTGGCTACTAATCAGATGAAATATAGTCTTGTTACATGTAAGCAAATGGTTGGAATTTTCGTTAGTGTATGGATGAAGAAGGAGCTTATTCAATATGTAGGACATTTAAGAATATGCTGCACGAGTCGCGGTATCATGGGATGCCTCGGAAACAAG GGGTGTATATCAGTGAGCATGTCATTTTATCAGACAAGTTTTTGCTTTATCTGCAGTCATCTAGCGTCGGGAGAGAAAGAGGGCGATGAGCTACGCCGAAATCTTGATGTCATAGAGATACTAAAGAACACTCAGTTTCCAAGGATTTGCAAGACACAGCACAGTAGAATGCCTGACAAAATTTTAGATCACGA CCGAATCATGTGGTTTGGAGACTTGAATTACAGAATTTCTTTGAGCCGCGATGATGCTAAAAGGCTCGTGGAAATGAAGGATTGGCCTGCACTTTTTAACAAAGATCAG CTTAAAATGGAAAGGGAAGCCGGTCGAGTATTCAAGGGGTGGAAAGAGGGGAAGATCTTCTTTGCACCTACTTATAAATATGCTTTCAACTCGGATACTTACTATGTCGAAGGTCTAAAGATTTCAAAGAACAAAAGGAGAACTCCCGCATG GTGTGATAGAATATTGTGGCATGGAAGGGGAATACAACAACTTTCATACGTGCGCAAAGAATTCAAATTTTCGGACCATAGACCAGTTTGTGCAACATTTTTGGTAGAAGTGGAAGTCATGTTTAGGGGACAAAAGAAGAAAGTTTCCACTTTCAacattcaaattgatgatgattttgtACCAACAAGAAGTTCATATTATTCATGA
- the LOC131616784 gene encoding type I inositol polyphosphate 5-phosphatase 10-like isoform X2 has translation MLSIVSYLLSVVQRIFHSIYLLLEALSDLSVQNQGSVSSMSSGEAVQNFKVFAATWNVGGQCPSGNLDLSDFLQVRNEPDMYVLGFQEIVPLNAGNVLVLEDNEPAAKWLSLINQSLNGPSSFVSHNGLKPTASFGGSLLFPKPSLKKIKKTFKKLNGKRLKSCNCVLEMERKAAKDFCFRCQESNFNLDDSSTEEEDDSFPIPVALATNQMKYSLVTCKQMVGIFVSVWMKKELIQYVGHLRICCTSRGIMGCLGNKGCISVSMSFYQTSFCFICSHLASGEKEGDELRRNLDVIEILKNTQFPRICKTQHSRMPDKILDHDRIMWFGDLNYRISLSRDDAKRLVEMKDWPALFNKDQLKMEREAGRVFKGWKEGKIFFAPTYKYAFNSDTYYVEGLKISKNKRRTPAWCDRILWHGRGIQQLSYVRKEFKFSDHRPVCATFLVEVEVMFRGQKKKVSTFNIQIDDDFVPTRSSYYS, from the exons ATGTTATCCATAGTTTCATATCTATTATCTGTGGTTCAGAGAATTTTTCATTCTATTTATCTTCTTTTAG AAGCGCTTTCTGATTTATCGGTTCAAAATCAAGGCTCGGTATCTTCGATGTCTTCTGGTGAAGCAGTTCAGAATTTCAA AGTTTTCGCTGCAACGTGGAATGTTGGTGGTCAGTGCCCCAGTGGGAACCTTGATCTTAGCGATTTTCTTCAGGTTCGGAACGAACCCGATATGTATGTTTTGGG CTTTCAGGAAATTGTCCCTTTGAATGCTGGAAATGTACTTGTATTAGAGGACAATGAACCTGCTGCAAAATGGCTTTCTTTAATCAATCAATCGCTCAACGGTCCTTCGAGTTTCGTTTCTCATAACGGACTAAAACCTACCGCATCCTTCGGCGGGTCATTGCTCTTCCCGAAGCCTTCTCTAAAGAAGATCAAGAAAACTTTCAAGAAACTAAACGGAAAGAGACTAAAAAGTTGTAACTGTGTACTCGAAATGGAAAGGAAAGCTGCTAAGGACTTCTGTTTTCGATGCCAagaatcaaattttaatttagaCGATTCTTCGACCGAGGAGGAGGACGACAGTTTCCCGATTCCTGTCGCTCTGGCTACTAATCAGATGAAATATAGTCTTGTTACATGTAAGCAAATGGTTGGAATTTTCGTTAGTGTATGGATGAAGAAGGAGCTTATTCAATATGTAGGACATTTAAGAATATGCTGCACGAGTCGCGGTATCATGGGATGCCTCGGAAACAAG GGGTGTATATCAGTGAGCATGTCATTTTATCAGACAAGTTTTTGCTTTATCTGCAGTCATCTAGCGTCGGGAGAGAAAGAGGGCGATGAGCTACGCCGAAATCTTGATGTCATAGAGATACTAAAGAACACTCAGTTTCCAAGGATTTGCAAGACACAGCACAGTAGAATGCCTGACAAAATTTTAGATCACGA CCGAATCATGTGGTTTGGAGACTTGAATTACAGAATTTCTTTGAGCCGCGATGATGCTAAAAGGCTCGTGGAAATGAAGGATTGGCCTGCACTTTTTAACAAAGATCAG CTTAAAATGGAAAGGGAAGCCGGTCGAGTATTCAAGGGGTGGAAAGAGGGGAAGATCTTCTTTGCACCTACTTATAAATATGCTTTCAACTCGGATACTTACTATGTCGAAGGTCTAAAGATTTCAAAGAACAAAAGGAGAACTCCCGCATG GTGTGATAGAATATTGTGGCATGGAAGGGGAATACAACAACTTTCATACGTGCGCAAAGAATTCAAATTTTCGGACCATAGACCAGTTTGTGCAACATTTTTGGTAGAAGTGGAAGTCATGTTTAGGGGACAAAAGAAGAAAGTTTCCACTTTCAacattcaaattgatgatgattttgtACCAACAAGAAGTTCATATTATTCATGA